The Desulfobacter hydrogenophilus region ATTTCAGGCCGGTTTTAGTTTCAAAATCTTTGGCTTTGGCATTTGCCCGTTTTGGCTCTCGTTGAAAAAATTCTTTAACCTCATAATCTCCGGCTGATTTTTCATAAGCCCCAAGCCGATCCTGAAGTTTTTTCTTTGACAAGTTCTTATCAAATTCGCTTAATTTTATATGATAACCGTCTTTGTGCTTATGACCGATGGCGGATAGGATACAACCATTACCACGCATTTGTACTGATAGCCCATAAATAGCAAGTTTTTTATGCAAAGATTGCCAATCTTGGGCATTGTCGAAGGCTTGTTTAATATCAGATTGTCGTTGTTGAACGTAATTACTAAATTGCTGTTCAACACCAACATCAACTTTCAATCCATATTTTTTTTCAAGACTTCTGCAAGTTTTGTCACGCTTATAATAATCATAGAAAGGATCATGCCTGGTAAACTTTTCTTTGTGGATCATATTATATGCAATGTGCATGTGTGGGTTTTCAGTGTTTATGTGTATTCCACAAAGCCTTTGATGTTCCTCAAAGCCTAAAGCTTTTGCAAATTCTTTTTCTATGTCTTTAAAATCTTCCAGGGACAGTTTTTTAAAGTCTTCGGGATGAAAACTTACCACCAGATGATATGTTTTTTCTTTTGTGGTTCTTGTATTAAGCTTTTGAGTGGCTTTAATTTCGTCAGCCGCAAGATCATAGTCTTGTCCGGCATAACAACCAGCGGCCCATTTTTCAAAAAGTTTTTCCCCCTCATGATTAGCCGCCGCAATATATGAGCCTAAACGCTTTATATTATCGTTTTGGGGTTCACAATGGACACGTTTTGAGATCATGATTTAGACACCGCACTCGTTTTATTATCCGGAGCATTATAAGGGTGTTGCCCATATTCGCTCGTAAATATACGCTAAGCGTTATGGGTGGGACCCTTTATAGTATTTGTCGAATTTTAGAAATAATTGGGGATAAATCCCGCTGCCGTAAGTCTATTTGATGTAGAAGGCTTTTGATTTCGCCAGGGGAAACATTTTTAAATCCTTGAGAAATATAATACTTAAAAAGCCCTCCAAGCCTGCCAAGATCAGCATTAA contains the following coding sequences:
- the traI gene encoding TraI/MobA(P) family conjugative relaxase, which gives rise to MISKRVHCEPQNDNIKRLGSYIAAANHEGEKLFEKWAAGCYAGQDYDLAADEIKATQKLNTRTTKEKTYHLVVSFHPEDFKKLSLEDFKDIEKEFAKALGFEEHQRLCGIHINTENPHMHIAYNMIHKEKFTRHDPFYDYYKRDKTCRSLEKKYGLKVDVGVEQQFSNYVQQRQSDIKQAFDNAQDWQSLHKKLAIYGLSVQMRGNGCILSAIGHKHKDGYHIKLSEFDKNLSKKKLQDRLGAYEKSAGDYEVKEFFQREPKRANAKAKDFETKTGLKSFDTFVLESKDFIVQAAMKSDTWQDFHMELAKIGLEVKPRGAGYVLADIGGKTKKKSSIPFSKTGMRIAKNGIIFERPKKGETKNGNNTRQPGDRSTGKHRNTDKQSGFRRPGPLSKNNLRNLSLCRLAHHGTGRVKGILSFDARSYRRKPESLRWGNDGRLKILGEFELSKGGYTIENPYKFEPVKKLKSAKEKEAWRIYIREQKQYNYSWNKFNKNFKRFFCEEYER